A genomic segment from Malus domestica chromosome 05, GDT2T_hap1 encodes:
- the LOC108173346 gene encoding uncharacterized mitochondrial protein AtMg00810-like, whose protein sequence is MDLLEEAEFTDCKPVATLIDSKLKITIDGEAIKNVTYYQRLVGKLIYFTLIRPEITFAISLVSQFMHAPIVEHLNIIKRIIRYLNGSINRGILMHNNHSTKIHAYTDADWAGSAIDGKSTTGYCTFVGGNIVTWKSKKQQVITRSSAEAEYRATAATACELI, encoded by the coding sequence ATGGATCTACTTGAGGAAGCTGAGTTCACTGATTGCAAGCCAGTTGCCACCCTAATCGACAGCAAACTTAAGATTACCATAGATGGCGAAGCAATCAAGAATGTCACATATTATCAAAGATTGGTTGGTAAGCTAATCTATTTTACCCTTATTCGTCCAGAAATTACTTTTGCTATCAGCTTGGTTagtcaattcatgcatgcacCCATAGTTGAACATCTCAATATTATTAAAAGGATCATTCGCTATCTTAATGGGTCCATCAATCGGGGTATTCTTATGCATAACAATCATTCCACTAAGATTCATGCATACACTGATGCTGACTGGGCAGGTAGTGCAATTGACGGAAAATCCACCACTGGTTATTGCACATTTGTTGGAGGCAACATTGTTACTTGGAAGAGTAAAAAACAACAAGTCATTACCCGCTCGAGTGCTGAAGCTGAGTACCGAGCCACGGCTGCTACTGCATGTGAATTGATTTGA